A section of the Thermotoga caldifontis AZM44c09 genome encodes:
- a CDS encoding DUF401 family protein — MVVFSIIFSLALIMVVQRLAKILLLSMISGFGFFVFMNGAVRTAPIKLLFAALQDRSFLTLVPAIFFIYFLGEIMETSGDAEKMAQSVQKLFHGSRGAVVFIPSAIGLMPMPAGAMFTAPLVDYIGKDMSSLEKLMVNYWFRHCLEFFWPVYPAMYLLAGLTSMKVGVISLKLFPLFLVSFLFGWLYLNGLKLPKFNRLSRSEWKQLWPLILVLSVGLMILLFKMEGWLALLLVSSLYAIVRHEHVLEAVKRTLKRLDVVPVLLIVFMFKHAMVDFGLGERASQELTGFGLSSKLVAIVLPLLSGMSTGITHAAVGISYPVVVGMGGEEIGLLIYVFSVLGVLLSPVHLCLVLTLKYFRVDLSKTILRMLPLVLLTGLVGYLLYG; from the coding sequence GTGGTCGTCTTTTCAATCATCTTTTCATTAGCTTTGATAATGGTGGTACAGCGGTTGGCCAAAATCTTGCTCTTATCTATGATATCAGGTTTTGGCTTTTTCGTATTCATGAACGGTGCTGTGAGAACTGCACCAATCAAATTGTTGTTTGCTGCTCTTCAGGATAGATCTTTTCTAACGCTCGTTCCAGCCATCTTTTTCATATATTTCCTTGGCGAGATCATGGAAACATCTGGGGACGCTGAAAAAATGGCGCAATCTGTACAGAAATTGTTTCATGGTTCAAGGGGCGCTGTGGTCTTCATTCCGTCCGCGATTGGTCTCATGCCGATGCCAGCAGGTGCTATGTTCACAGCTCCGTTGGTGGATTACATCGGGAAAGATATGTCCAGTCTGGAAAAGCTGATGGTCAACTACTGGTTCCGGCACTGTCTGGAGTTCTTCTGGCCAGTCTATCCCGCGATGTACCTGCTCGCTGGATTGACTTCCATGAAGGTGGGAGTGATTTCCTTAAAGCTCTTCCCACTCTTCCTGGTGTCATTTCTCTTTGGCTGGCTGTACCTGAACGGTTTGAAACTGCCAAAATTCAACAGGCTCAGTCGATCGGAGTGGAAGCAACTCTGGCCTTTAATTTTGGTCCTTTCCGTTGGACTGATGATACTTCTCTTCAAAATGGAAGGCTGGCTCGCACTACTTCTGGTGAGTTCGTTGTACGCGATAGTCAGACACGAACATGTTCTGGAAGCTGTGAAGCGCACCCTGAAAAGGCTCGATGTTGTACCCGTGCTTCTGATCGTGTTCATGTTCAAACATGCTATGGTAGACTTCGGACTGGGTGAACGTGCAAGCCAGGAGCTCACAGGGTTCGGACTCAGTTCAAAGCTCGTCGCAATCGTTTTGCCCTTGCTCTCTGGTATGTCGACAGGCATAACGCATGCGGCGGTGGGCATATCGTACCCTGTGGTTGTGGGTATGGGCGGCGAAGAAATCGGACTTCTGATTTATGTGTTCTCCGTTCTTGGAGTGTTGCTCTCACCGGTACATCTGTGCCTGGTTTTGACGCTGAAATACTTCAGGGTAGATTTATCGAAAACCATTCTGAGGATGTTACCGTTGGTTCTCTTGACTGGCCTGGTGGGATATCTTCTCTACGGATGA
- a CDS encoding inorganic phosphate transporter, with protein sequence MIAFIAFVIGFIMALSIGANDVANSMSTAVGARAITARQAVMIAAVLEFLGAVMFGSHVATTITKGIVKVEFMNDPKVVLAGALAALLGSSVWILLATVWGMPVSTTHSIVGGMAGFGIASAGLHAVNWERMISIVISWVLSPIAGWLLAYVLFKIISHTILRRVHPASAMKKAIPVIVFATFFIVCLLFGLKTLKVSFDRSLTWSVIIASIASVFGVVLLHRLKSNSDEYEYVESVFKRLQIMTSCYVSFSHGANDVANAVGPLALVYWIISHGNVAQKVHVPLWLLAFGGLGISVGALSLGQQVMKTVGEEITQLNNSRGFCIDFSTASTVLLASVLGLPVSTTHVVVGSVVGVGMARGLELVNVGVLKNILISWFATVPVSALASAGFYFLIVRFI encoded by the coding sequence GTGATAGCGTTCATAGCGTTCGTCATAGGCTTCATCATGGCCTTATCCATAGGTGCGAACGACGTGGCGAATTCCATGTCCACGGCGGTAGGCGCACGAGCGATAACTGCCAGGCAAGCGGTGATGATTGCAGCGGTTCTCGAGTTCTTGGGTGCCGTGATGTTCGGGTCGCATGTGGCGACAACGATAACGAAAGGTATCGTGAAAGTTGAATTCATGAACGATCCAAAAGTGGTCCTCGCGGGTGCGCTGGCTGCTCTGCTCGGTTCCTCAGTGTGGATCTTGCTGGCGACCGTCTGGGGTATGCCCGTATCAACCACACATTCGATCGTTGGAGGTATGGCGGGTTTTGGAATAGCGAGTGCGGGTCTTCATGCGGTCAACTGGGAGAGAATGATCAGCATCGTTATCAGCTGGGTTCTGTCACCTATCGCCGGTTGGTTGCTGGCTTATGTGCTTTTTAAGATCATATCTCACACGATCCTCAGAAGGGTCCATCCCGCAAGTGCCATGAAGAAAGCGATACCAGTGATTGTTTTCGCCACATTTTTCATAGTGTGTTTGCTGTTCGGTCTCAAAACTCTGAAAGTATCGTTCGACAGGAGCTTGACTTGGTCTGTAATCATAGCGAGTATCGCAAGCGTATTCGGAGTGGTTCTGTTGCACAGGCTCAAATCGAATTCAGATGAATACGAATACGTCGAGTCAGTTTTCAAAAGATTGCAGATCATGACGAGCTGTTACGTGAGCTTTTCTCATGGTGCTAACGATGTGGCCAACGCAGTTGGTCCACTCGCTCTGGTTTACTGGATCATATCTCATGGAAACGTGGCCCAGAAAGTTCACGTACCACTCTGGTTGCTTGCGTTCGGTGGTCTCGGTATCTCCGTAGGAGCGCTCTCACTCGGCCAGCAGGTTATGAAAACAGTTGGAGAGGAAATCACCCAACTGAACAATTCTCGAGGATTTTGTATCGATTTCAGTACCGCTTCGACCGTGTTGCTCGCTTCTGTGCTTGGCCTACCTGTTTCCACCACTCACGTTGTGGTAGGTTCCGTGGTCGGTGTCGGCATGGCACGCGGTCTGGAACTCGTCAACGTTGGGGTTTTGAAGAACATCCTGATCTCGTGGTTTGCGACCGTCCCAGTGAGTGCCCTTGCTTCGGCTGGATTTTACTTTCTCATCGTCCGTTTCATTTGA
- the feoB gene encoding ferrous iron transport protein B, with product MTIRVALCGNPNVGKTSLFNVLTGMRQYVANWPGVTVEIKEGVRNWKGHQLIVTDLPGTYSLLSVSMDERIARNFLLYNTPDVVAVVADALSLEQGLYLLLEVIELEVKAVLVVNAIDEARKSGINIDRQELSKHLKVPVVLTSAVTGEGIHELLDVIVATASTESKRILFSFSGEIEAAIQQLKSIIEAQIGESASRWFAIKYLEGDPETVQRLAELTIPPGSLKTQISKERYEHIRLIIKESVAATSKRLSLSEAIDHVMTHKFIGIPIFLAIMYLAFNFAFETVQPLSDLLDGFFTYLAETIKTRLGENIVSSMLADGIIAGVGSVLTFVPNIFALFFLLGVMEDSGYLPRAAFVMDRIMYTLKLSGRSFMSFLLGFGCSVPAVLSTRGIYDTRERIVTVLSVPFISCSARLPVYLLIASIFFPRNQGSVVFSIYLLSIFMAMMSSLVLNRIIFKGQRGFFVLELPRYRLPTLKNLALYTWLRGKHFLVKAGTIIFVASIVLWATMYFPDPHDVTNSFAAQIGRAISYVLKPLNFDWRASTALFFGVAAKEIIVSTFGMILGAEPGTLVERMSHLFDPLTAYSFIVFVMAYVPCLATLATIRSEIGTKYVIIAVIYSFFAAYLMALVVKTIGGVLL from the coding sequence TTGACAATTCGTGTTGCCCTCTGCGGCAATCCCAACGTCGGAAAGACCAGCCTCTTCAATGTTCTCACCGGTATGAGGCAGTACGTCGCTAACTGGCCCGGCGTGACGGTGGAGATAAAAGAAGGTGTGAGAAATTGGAAAGGACACCAACTGATCGTGACGGATCTGCCCGGTACGTACAGTCTGCTTTCCGTTTCCATGGACGAAAGGATCGCACGGAATTTTCTGCTTTACAACACTCCTGATGTGGTTGCGGTCGTTGCCGATGCTCTCTCTCTTGAACAGGGACTTTACTTGCTTCTGGAAGTGATAGAACTCGAAGTGAAGGCCGTTCTGGTCGTGAACGCAATAGACGAGGCCAGAAAGAGTGGAATAAACATAGACAGGCAAGAGCTCTCTAAACATTTGAAGGTCCCCGTCGTGCTGACGAGCGCCGTGACTGGAGAAGGCATCCATGAGCTGCTGGACGTGATTGTCGCGACTGCTTCCACTGAATCGAAGAGGATTCTGTTCAGTTTCAGTGGCGAGATTGAGGCAGCTATACAACAATTGAAAAGCATCATAGAGGCCCAGATCGGCGAATCTGCTTCGCGATGGTTCGCGATAAAGTATCTTGAAGGAGATCCGGAGACTGTCCAGAGGTTAGCTGAACTGACCATACCACCCGGAAGTTTGAAAACTCAGATAAGCAAAGAGAGGTATGAACACATACGTCTCATTATTAAAGAATCCGTTGCTGCCACGTCGAAACGACTTTCCTTGAGCGAAGCGATAGACCACGTCATGACTCACAAGTTCATCGGAATACCCATCTTTTTGGCCATCATGTATCTGGCGTTCAACTTCGCTTTCGAAACTGTTCAGCCGCTGAGTGACCTGCTTGATGGGTTTTTCACCTACCTCGCTGAAACAATCAAAACACGTCTCGGTGAGAACATCGTCTCGTCCATGCTGGCAGATGGAATCATAGCTGGCGTTGGTTCTGTCCTCACCTTCGTTCCAAACATCTTCGCGCTGTTTTTCTTACTCGGCGTAATGGAAGATTCAGGATATCTACCGCGAGCAGCTTTCGTTATGGACAGAATCATGTACACTCTAAAACTTTCAGGGAGATCCTTCATGTCCTTCCTTCTCGGTTTCGGTTGCTCCGTACCTGCCGTGCTCTCCACGAGGGGCATATACGATACGAGGGAAAGGATCGTGACGGTTCTCTCAGTACCGTTCATATCTTGCAGCGCCAGACTACCCGTGTACCTTTTGATAGCTTCGATCTTCTTTCCCCGAAACCAGGGCTCGGTCGTTTTTTCAATCTATCTTTTGAGTATATTCATGGCGATGATGAGCTCGCTCGTACTTAACAGGATCATATTCAAAGGTCAGCGTGGCTTTTTCGTCCTGGAACTTCCGAGGTACAGATTACCTACACTGAAGAATTTGGCTCTCTACACGTGGCTGAGGGGCAAACACTTCCTCGTCAAAGCAGGTACCATCATATTCGTGGCATCGATCGTTCTGTGGGCCACGATGTATTTTCCGGACCCCCACGATGTGACGAACTCGTTCGCGGCACAAATAGGTAGAGCGATCTCGTACGTCCTGAAACCGCTGAACTTCGACTGGCGCGCTTCAACTGCTTTGTTCTTCGGTGTGGCGGCGAAAGAAATCATAGTCTCAACGTTCGGGATGATCTTGGGTGCAGAGCCAGGAACGCTGGTGGAACGAATGTCACATCTGTTCGATCCTCTGACAGCTTACAGTTTCATCGTGTTCGTTATGGCGTATGTTCCGTGCCTCGCAACGCTCGCAACGATCAGGTCGGAAATCGGCACGAAGTACGTCATCATCGCGGTGATTTACAGTTTCTTCGCTGCTTATCTCATGGCCCTGGTTGTGAAAACGATAGGAGGTGTGCTGCTGTGA
- the uvrC gene encoding excinuclease ABC subunit UvrC — translation MDLRRKAELAPRKPGVYIFYGVGREYLYIGKAKDLRRRLMTYFSNSAHTRNTKVKALLEEAVDLDYLVVSSEKEALLLEASLIFQHKPKYNVMLKESEYYPYVEITKDDFPLVRIVRKRTVEGEYYGPYTNITLLRNLLDYLQQVYQFRTCERDLTKVRKPCVEHQLHRCLAPCSHQVDPETYIRESIEPLRRFLKGETQETYRMLEEKMKKHAAMLDFETAAKYRDLLFNLQHLLEGQGVVLEPWRNLDVVANSGKCYVVLRVRGGNIVAKLDYTLDSAKIEDFLFHYYIVNKNELPKLVLTKKPIKLDIDAEIRPPVDEVEFELMRKARENAIMSAQKLGLNLGALEQLRDLLKLSTVPTLVEGFDVAHLQGQLTVASVVVFRDGFPVKSLYRHYRISNVFNDDLEALKSVIKRRYSKYPVPDLIFVDGGVGQVRAVADALKEIGRECAVVGLAKSREIVCTVDGEIPFPTDHPVVRLLVAIRDEAHRFANIFHRRLRDRQLLESIIETIPMIGPKRRKKLMERFSSVEQIKEASLDELTKILGSAKLAKLLVSRI, via the coding sequence ATGGACCTTCGAAGGAAGGCGGAACTTGCCCCAAGAAAACCTGGTGTCTACATCTTCTACGGCGTGGGACGTGAATACCTTTACATAGGTAAAGCTAAGGATTTGCGCCGCAGGTTGATGACTTATTTTTCCAATTCCGCTCACACCAGAAACACAAAAGTGAAGGCCTTGTTGGAGGAAGCTGTTGATCTGGACTATTTGGTGGTTTCGAGCGAAAAAGAAGCCTTGCTGCTCGAGGCCAGTTTGATCTTTCAGCACAAACCAAAGTACAATGTGATGCTCAAAGAAAGCGAATACTATCCCTACGTTGAGATAACGAAAGATGACTTCCCGCTGGTGAGGATAGTCAGGAAAAGAACGGTCGAGGGAGAGTACTACGGACCTTACACGAACATCACGTTGTTGAGAAACCTTTTAGACTATCTGCAGCAGGTATACCAGTTCAGAACGTGCGAAAGGGATTTGACGAAGGTCAGAAAACCTTGTGTTGAACATCAGCTGCACAGGTGTCTGGCACCGTGCTCCCACCAGGTGGACCCGGAAACTTACATCCGTGAGAGTATTGAGCCTTTGCGAAGATTTCTGAAAGGTGAAACACAGGAAACGTACAGGATGCTGGAAGAGAAGATGAAAAAACACGCGGCCATGCTGGATTTTGAGACGGCTGCCAAATACAGAGATCTTCTGTTCAACCTGCAGCATCTTTTGGAAGGTCAGGGTGTGGTGCTCGAGCCCTGGCGTAACTTAGATGTTGTGGCTAACAGCGGTAAGTGCTACGTGGTACTGCGTGTCAGGGGAGGAAACATCGTTGCCAAACTCGACTATACGCTCGATTCAGCAAAAATCGAGGACTTTCTCTTCCACTATTACATAGTGAACAAGAACGAACTGCCGAAACTTGTTCTGACGAAAAAGCCAATCAAGCTCGACATCGACGCTGAAATAAGACCCCCTGTGGACGAGGTAGAATTTGAGCTGATGAGAAAAGCGAGAGAAAATGCCATCATGAGCGCCCAGAAACTGGGGCTCAATCTTGGTGCACTCGAGCAGTTGAGGGATTTGCTCAAACTTTCAACCGTTCCAACCTTAGTCGAGGGATTCGATGTGGCACATTTGCAGGGACAACTCACCGTGGCTTCTGTTGTTGTGTTCAGGGATGGTTTTCCTGTAAAGTCACTCTACAGACATTACAGAATCTCCAACGTCTTCAACGATGATCTGGAGGCTCTCAAGAGCGTGATCAAGCGCAGGTATTCCAAGTACCCAGTGCCCGACCTGATCTTCGTAGACGGTGGTGTCGGTCAGGTTCGAGCTGTGGCGGACGCTCTGAAGGAAATTGGGCGAGAATGCGCCGTGGTTGGTTTGGCTAAATCTCGAGAGATCGTTTGTACTGTTGATGGGGAAATTCCCTTTCCCACGGATCACCCTGTGGTACGCTTGCTCGTTGCGATCAGAGATGAGGCACACAGATTCGCTAACATCTTTCACAGAAGATTGCGAGATCGGCAGTTGCTCGAATCTATCATAGAGACGATACCCATGATAGGACCAAAAAGGAGAAAGAAGTTGATGGAAAGGTTCTCGAGTGTTGAGCAAATCAAAGAAGCGTCCCTGGACGAACTCACAAAGATTCTTGGAAGTGCAAAGCTGGCAAAGTTACTCGTCTCAAGGATATGA
- a CDS encoding DUF47 domain-containing protein: MAKFIGKLFPPESPLKLLYDHAKLVEKATEQITVALEKFFRNEPLDELVQMVDQLEDEADEIKIRIREVYSRLKFVYFDRVDLLLILHDQDAVIDAVDDFVKLLFIYRFDKPLQKELMDMLFDLAEKVQDAVKFMVESVRELSKLVESAFSPVVASEENMLAQRVESDESGTDRLSLALAKKIFSLKNVLHPVDIMYLEKITRLLTRAADRAENVAERIRMIARS; encoded by the coding sequence ATGGCTAAGTTCATCGGGAAACTTTTCCCCCCCGAGTCACCTTTGAAGCTGCTGTACGATCACGCGAAGTTAGTCGAAAAAGCTACGGAACAGATCACGGTGGCACTGGAAAAGTTTTTCCGCAACGAACCCCTGGATGAATTAGTTCAGATGGTCGACCAGCTCGAAGACGAAGCGGACGAGATAAAGATCAGGATCAGAGAGGTGTATTCGAGGTTGAAGTTTGTCTACTTCGACAGGGTTGATCTGTTGCTGATACTTCACGACCAGGATGCCGTGATCGACGCCGTGGATGACTTTGTGAAACTGCTCTTTATATACAGGTTCGATAAGCCTCTGCAGAAAGAATTGATGGATATGCTTTTCGACCTCGCCGAGAAGGTTCAGGATGCGGTCAAGTTCATGGTGGAGTCCGTTCGGGAGCTGTCTAAACTCGTCGAATCCGCTTTTTCACCAGTGGTTGCCAGCGAGGAGAACATGCTCGCACAGAGGGTCGAGTCCGATGAAAGTGGAACGGACAGATTGTCACTCGCCCTCGCCAAGAAGATCTTCTCGCTCAAAAACGTGCTCCATCCGGTGGACATCATGTACCTTGAAAAGATCACGCGGTTGCTGACCCGAGCCGCGGACCGTGCGGAGAACGTCGCCGAAAGGATTAGAATGATCGCCAGGAGCTGA
- a CDS encoding nucleotidyltransferase — MRVLGIIVEYNPFHNGHLYHLTLAKELVKPDYVVAVMSGNFCQRGEPAIIDKFARTEIALLNGVDLVLELPFVYAVQDAGGFARGAVWSLHNTNVVTDIVFGSESADLSFLQKIAEVMVKQPDPFPTLMREELKKGHSFPNARKYALMRYFDLTKEMDPKQVLRIEKSNDILGVEYIRSLMILGSQIKPHVIKRVGAEDRDERFQGKFSSATAIRKCISNGDWEKVAKALPVNSLRVVSRELNEGRGPVLLQHMETLILSKLRLMDRAQLQRLHGFDEGLDKRFIDCASKATSLEDFFACVKSRRFTLSKIRRLCLYALFDVTSDFVEKSNTFGPQYLRVLGFSAKGRELLSKMKRVSRVPIISLCSLYRKVLDQSMKKPERFQIHPELFEQQLLYDIRATSIYSLLFPKQSERIGDKDFKVPPIMIT, encoded by the coding sequence ATGAGAGTACTTGGGATCATCGTCGAGTACAATCCTTTCCATAACGGTCATCTGTATCACTTGACGCTGGCAAAGGAACTCGTAAAGCCAGATTATGTCGTGGCTGTGATGAGTGGCAATTTCTGTCAGAGAGGAGAACCAGCCATCATAGATAAGTTTGCTCGAACCGAAATCGCCCTGCTGAACGGAGTAGACTTGGTTCTCGAACTTCCTTTTGTTTACGCAGTTCAAGACGCGGGTGGCTTCGCGCGCGGTGCGGTGTGGTCGTTGCACAACACGAACGTGGTGACGGACATCGTTTTTGGTAGCGAATCGGCTGACTTATCCTTTCTTCAGAAGATCGCCGAGGTGATGGTAAAACAACCAGACCCATTCCCTACGTTGATGAGAGAAGAACTGAAGAAAGGGCATTCTTTCCCGAACGCGAGAAAGTACGCTTTGATGAGGTACTTCGACCTGACCAAGGAGATGGATCCGAAACAGGTTCTGAGAATAGAAAAATCGAACGACATACTCGGTGTGGAATACATCAGATCGTTGATGATTCTGGGCAGCCAAATAAAACCACACGTAATAAAGAGGGTTGGTGCGGAAGACAGAGACGAACGATTCCAGGGCAAGTTTTCGAGTGCGACGGCGATAAGAAAGTGCATATCGAACGGAGACTGGGAAAAAGTGGCCAAGGCATTGCCCGTGAATAGCCTCAGGGTCGTCTCGCGCGAACTGAACGAAGGTAGAGGGCCCGTTCTCCTACAGCATATGGAAACTCTGATTCTCTCAAAGTTGAGGCTTATGGATAGAGCCCAACTTCAAAGGCTTCACGGCTTCGATGAAGGACTGGACAAACGTTTCATCGATTGTGCATCGAAGGCAACGAGCTTAGAAGATTTCTTTGCGTGCGTTAAGAGCAGGCGCTTCACGTTGAGTAAGATCCGAAGGCTGTGCCTTTATGCTCTGTTCGATGTTACGAGCGATTTTGTGGAGAAGTCTAACACGTTTGGCCCACAGTATCTGAGGGTGTTGGGTTTTTCTGCGAAGGGCAGAGAACTCCTATCGAAGATGAAACGCGTTTCTCGTGTACCGATCATCTCGCTGTGCTCTCTGTACAGAAAAGTTTTGGATCAATCGATGAAAAAGCCTGAGCGGTTCCAGATCCATCCTGAGTTGTTCGAACAGCAACTGTTGTACGATATCAGGGCGACGTCGATATACTCTCTTTTGTTCCCAAAGCAATCCGAGCGGATAGGTGACAAGGATTTCAAAGTTCCACCGATCATGATCACTTAG
- a CDS encoding FeoA family protein translates to MNLNKKGVKDVSLSDVPVGFEATIISVPNDSVGNRLLSIGFVPGSKIKVIMSAPLGDPRTYLVMGKMITLRNDEAKRITVTLENGIELLSDVTEGTWKIIHLFGGLHFQTKLRMMGIEPGKIVSVLSKGLVKTEKGVFKIGSGMARRILVRRDEA, encoded by the coding sequence ATGAATCTCAACAAGAAAGGGGTGAAGGACGTGTCGCTCTCGGACGTGCCCGTAGGGTTCGAGGCAACGATTATTTCTGTTCCCAACGATTCGGTTGGCAACAGGTTGCTTTCGATCGGTTTCGTGCCCGGTAGCAAGATCAAGGTCATCATGTCCGCCCCCTTGGGTGATCCAAGGACTTACCTGGTCATGGGCAAGATGATTACTTTGCGGAACGACGAAGCGAAGCGAATCACGGTGACTCTGGAAAACGGGATAGAACTGCTTTCCGATGTGACCGAAGGAACCTGGAAAATCATTCACTTGTTTGGGGGCTTGCATTTCCAGACGAAACTCAGGATGATGGGAATCGAGCCCGGCAAGATTGTCAGTGTTCTGTCAAAAGGTCTCGTAAAAACAGAAAAAGGCGTTTTCAAGATAGGAAGCGGTATGGCCAGGAGAATCCTCGTCAGGAGGGATGAAGCTTGA